The following DNA comes from Gammaproteobacteria bacterium.
GGAGCAGCCACTACCGCTTGCTCTTCTTTGTCATTACAAGCAGCAACAGCTAACAGTGCCGCTGCCACAGCAGATATTTTAATCAATTTGTTCATTACATTACCTTTAGTTATATATTTCTATCTTTAGATTATGAAGATCTAGACGAATAATTTATTTCAACGCAGATGTTATGCCATATCAATTGGGGTTGATTCAAGCATTTTCAAGCAATTAGTATTGATTAGCAGCTCAAATACCTATTATCATGAAAATTAAGTCACACAATAACTGCACTGTTTATATTCAAACAGCGCAATATTATTTTTAACACCTTGGGACAACCCGATGCTAAAGCTCACCCTCGCGATTTTTTCAATCTTAGTACTGACTGGCTGTAGTGGTCAAAACGATCCAGATAAATATTGGCAACATTCTGGCACTGGCGCATTAGCCGCAGCGATTTCGCAAGACGCGACATTGGCACTCGTTTCATCAAATGCCCATGGTTTAATTCTATGGGACTTAACCAGCAATACTCAAATTCACCGCTGGAGCCAAGGTGACGATAATTTAGTGTTATTTACCGATATTTCAGATAACAATAAATATGCGGTGTCTGCCGACAAAACGACTTTTGTGGTATGGGAAGTTAGCAGTGGCAAGGCCTTAACTTATACCAAGATTAGAGAGTCTGCCATTCGTGATATTGCGATTGCTAATAACGGCGATTTATTGATTGGCAAAGTCAACGGGGTGGTAGTGCATGTCAATATCTTTAGCGGCCGCCGCATTGAATTTTTAGGCCATAGTGAAAAGATTAACTCAATCGACATTTCGCCCAATGGTCGCTATGCACTTACTGGCAGCAATGATTACAGCGCCCTGCTGTGGGACACAAAATCAGCTCAGATCATCCATCGGTTTATTCACCCAAGCCGAGTTTCTAAAGTCGTGCTTGAGCCCAAAGGCCGCTATGCATTTACCGCCGACAGCAAACGACTTTCAGCAATATGGGATCTTAAAACCGGCAAAGAAGTTAGCCGCTTACAATACATGTCTCGTTCAAGAATTTTTAGCGCGGTTCGGTTCAGTCAAGACGCCAAGCAGCTATTTACCGGTAACCCGGGGCGGTTACTTAATCGCTGGGATGTCGCCAGCGGCCAACAACTACAGCAGTGGCAAGTACAGCCGCGTGAAGATTCTCGCCCACCCAGCTCAGTAATTTATTCCATTGGTGAAACGAAATCAGGTAAACTAGTCACCGAAAGCAGCTCTGGCTATGCCGAGTTTTGGAGTTATTAAGATCGAGGTATCGATGAACGAACAAGCACAACAGCGGTTAACGGAACTCGAAATGAAAGTCGCGTTCCAAGATGAAACTATTAATGTTTTAAGTGATGAAATAGCGACGCTTAATGAAGCGCTAGATCGTCAACGCACTCAGCTCGAATATTTAGCAAGTCGCTTAGGCGATATAGCGCAACCTGAACAGGGCAGCCAAACCGCCGAGCCGCCACCACCACATTATTAATCTAGCCTTAAATAAATGGCCGTTTATTCGGGTTTAAATATCCCGATCACCTGATCCGGTGCCTGAGCGGCCTTAGCTACCTCGTTGCTTACTTGCGACTGTTGATGATGACATTCAACACATTCAATTTTTTCTACATCATTTTCCATAAACAGCATAATGCTATCCATCGCTTTACATTTAGGGCAGCTTGCGCCAGCAATAAAGCGTTTTTTTAGTCGCGATGACATCCCATAGTCTCCAATGTTTTTATCGGTCAAGTATCCCATAAATTATCCGACAAGTTTATCACAGCAGCTAGGAGAACGTCGCGGATTAAGCTATTATGCCCCCCACTTTTATTTTAAATTTGTGCCCAATGATAGTTATTAAAGATCTGCAGTTGCTGCGTGGCGGCAAGACCCTACTCGATAAAGCCAATGCCACCATCTACCCCGGAACCAAGGTTGGTTTGGTTGGTTCAAACGGTTGTGGCAAGTCGAGTTTATTTGCCTTAATGCGTGGGCAACTGCATCAAGATCTTGGCGACTTTTCATTTCCATCACAATGGCAGGTTGCTTGGGTAAAACAAGAAACGCCGGCCGACAATACCAGCGCGCTCGATTACTGTATTGACGGCGATACCCAGTACCGTCAGTTTGAGCAGCGCTTAGTCGCCGCAGAGCAAACTGATGACGGTCATCAAATTGCAGAAATGCATGCTGCCATTGATAATATCAACGGTTATAGCATTGCCGCGCGTGCTGGTGAATTACTGCATGGACTTGGTTTTAGCGACCAACAGCTGCATTTGCCCGTGTCGAGCTTTTCAGGGGGCTGGCGAATGCGCCTTAACCTTGCCCAAGCACTGCTATGCCGCTCTGATTTATTATTGCTTGATGAGCCCACTAACCACCTCGATTTAGACACGGTATTGTGGTTAGAAAAATGGCTCCAAAATTACCCTGGCACCTTGGTCTTAATTTCTCATGATCGTGACTTTCTCGATAATGTTGTTAACCAAATAGCCCACATTGAGCAGCAAACGATCTTTAATTACAGCGGTAATTACAGCGCCTTTGAACGCCTGCGCAGTGAAAAGCTTGCTTTGCAGCAAAGCATGCATGAAAAGCAAGTTAAAGAACGCGCCCACATGCAAAGTTTTGTTGACCGTTTCCGCTATAAAGCCAGCAAAGCCAAGCAGGCTCAAAGCAGACTTAAAGCGCTCGAAAAACTGTCTTTGATTGGTCCTGCTCACGTTGACAGCCAATTTACGTTCAAGTTTTTCCAACCGGACCAATTGCCAACACCATTAATTCAAATGGAAAAGTTGTCGGCGGGTTACGGTGAGATTGAAATATTGAAATCGATTAAGCTTAATTTAGTGCCAGGCTCGCGCATTGGTTTGCTTGGTCGTAACGGCGCTGGTAAGTCGACCCTGATTAAGTTATTAGCCGGTGAAATAAACCAGCAAGCTGGTAAGCTTATTCGTGCTGGTGATTTAACCATAGGTTATTTCGCCCAGCATCAACTTGACGCACTGCGCAAGCAAGATACCGCTTTAGAGCATATGGTGCGGTTAGCCCCAGACAAAAACGAGCAAGAACTGCGTAATTACCTTGGCAGCTTTGGTTTTATTGGCGACATGGCTACGACAGCAATCGCGCCATTTTCAGGCGGCGAAAAAGCGCGGCTGGCACTGGCAATCTTAACGTGGCAACGACCTAATCTATTATTACTTGATGAACCAACCAACCACCTCGATATCGAGATGCGCTTGGCGCTAACCATGTCATTGCAAGAATTTAGCGGCGCGATGGTAATCGTGTCGCACGATCGCCATTTATTACGGGCTACTACCGATGAGTTTTACCTCGTTGACAACCAAAAAGTAGAGCCCTTTGCTGGCGATTTAGATGACTATCATCGCTGGCTTAGTGAGCAACAAAAAGAGCAGCGCGCCGCCGACAAATTGGCAATATCGAGTAAAAAGTCGAGCGAAAAACCGAGCGAAATTAAAATTGATCGCAAAGAACTAAAACGTAAACAGGCCGAGTTTCGCAAATTAATCCAGCCACTCAAAAAGCAGTTTACCAAGGTTGATTTGGACATGGAACGTCATACAGTACAGCTCTCTGAAATAGAGCAGCAACTGGCGGACCCAGAGTTATATCAAGCCGAGAATAAAGCGAAACTATCGCCATTGCTGCTGCAACAAGGCGAATTAAAGTCAACGATGGAAGATCTAGAAATGCAATGGCTCGATCTGCAAGAACAGATTGACCAGCAAGAAGCAGACTTTAACTTGGCCTGTGGCGTTTAATGAATACGGCCTACCACAGCGACAGTCACATTCAACTTGACCCCGCTGAGCTGTGGCAATACAGCCTAGATCATTACGCCAAGGTTGATGACTTGTTATTGGCGCTGCAAGACCAATATCAACTGAACATTAATCTGTTTTTACTTTGTGGTTATGCCCAGCAACAAGGCTGTGCGATTGATGAAATGCAGTTAGCAAACTTAGTGGCCCAGTGTCAGCAGTGGCAAGAGCAACTTATTAGCCCTTTTAGAGCGCTCAGGCGCTCACTGAAGGTTAGCATTAGCCAAACTGATTATCAGGCGATGTTAACCATGGAGCTTGCCTTAGAAAAGCAGCAACAGTATCAATTGGTTAACAGTTTGCCCGAACTGCCAACCAACAACCCAGAAGCTCAGGCCAATATTCTAAGTTGTTTAATCTTTAGCGGCATCGCCTTAGAGCAGTTAACAGAACAACAAATGGGTCAGTTAATGACCATTAACGATTAAATCAGGAACCGCGATGATTATCCCGCACCAACAATTAGCCCACGACACACTCGATTCCTTGCTTGAAGAACACGCGTTACGCGATGGTACCGACTACGGCGAATCAGAAGTAAGCTTAAGCGAAAAAGTGGCACAATTACGCTGCCAACTCGCCAGTGGCGAGATAGTTTTAGTCTATTCAGAACTGCATGAATCGGTAAATTTAATGCTTAAAAGCGATTTAAATTTGACCTAAGCCCTAATTTATTGCTTATATACCCGTGCTACCTGGAGATACGTGATTTCAGCAAGTCGAGAAGCGTGCCAAATGCTAGGCATAATATGTGCAGTTTAGTCATTCTAAATAAATATATTATAACAACGCAGTTGGTCGCTTATCGCCTTGCCCTACGGAAGTTTGGGTAGAAAACGATTACCGCGTTATGATTCATAATCAGGGAATAACCATGAATTAAAAATCATGCCTTGTACTCGCATCCTACCCAAGCTCTGAAACCTGAATTTTCAAGTGGCACGGGTATATACCGCCTGACTTTCACAAATAGGGAACATTATGTCTGAGCTTCATCCGATAATTGCAATTACAGGTTCATCTGGAGCTGGCACTTCATCGTCGGCGTCGGCGTTCACGCATATTTTTAGGAAGTTAGGCGTTAAAGTATCCTATACCGAGGGCGACAGTTTTCATCGCTTCACCCGGCCCGAAATGGATTTGGCGATTCGAAAATCAAAAGAAGGACATAGTAATATTTCCTATTTTGGCCCTGATGCTAATAATTTTGGCCAACTTGAAGATCTATTTGAGACCTATGGCAATACGGGAACCGGTCAAATCAGACGCTACCTGCATACCTTTGACGAAGCCGTACCCTACAACCAAATGCCCGGTACCTTCACCCCATTTCAGCCGTTAGAGCCAGACTCTGACCTGTTATTTTATGAAGGTCTGCATGGGGGAGTGGTGACCGATGATTGCAATGTCGCCAAGCATGTTGATTTACTGATTGGCATGGTGCCGATTGTCAATTTAGAGTGGATTCAAAAGATCATCCGCGATACGCACGATCGTGGTCATACCCGTGAAAAAGTGATGGAATCAATTGTCACCAGCATGGATGATTATATTAATTATATTACGCCGCAATTTTCTCGGACCCACATTAATTTTCAACGTGTGCCAACCGTCGATACCTCAAACCCTTTTAGCGCTAAAGACATACCAAGTCTTGATGAAAGTTTTGTGGTGATTAGGTTTCGTGGCGTCAGCACGACAGACTTCCCCTACTATCTGCAAATGATCGATGGCTCATTTATGTCGCGGATTAATACGCTAGTTGTACCGGGAGGAAAAATGAAATTGGCGATGGAGTTAATATTAACCCCGTTAATTCGCAGTATTGTTGAACGAAAAAGAAAAATAAGTCAGGAACAATCAACAA
Coding sequences within:
- a CDS encoding SlyX family protein, with the translated sequence MNEQAQQRLTELEMKVAFQDETINVLSDEIATLNEALDRQRTQLEYLASRLGDIAQPEQGSQTAEPPPPHY
- a CDS encoding YheV family putative metal-binding protein translates to MSSRLKKRFIAGASCPKCKAMDSIMLFMENDVEKIECVECHHQQSQVSNEVAKAAQAPDQVIGIFKPE
- a CDS encoding ABC transporter ATP-binding protein, which produces MIVIKDLQLLRGGKTLLDKANATIYPGTKVGLVGSNGCGKSSLFALMRGQLHQDLGDFSFPSQWQVAWVKQETPADNTSALDYCIDGDTQYRQFEQRLVAAEQTDDGHQIAEMHAAIDNINGYSIAARAGELLHGLGFSDQQLHLPVSSFSGGWRMRLNLAQALLCRSDLLLLDEPTNHLDLDTVLWLEKWLQNYPGTLVLISHDRDFLDNVVNQIAHIEQQTIFNYSGNYSAFERLRSEKLALQQSMHEKQVKERAHMQSFVDRFRYKASKAKQAQSRLKALEKLSLIGPAHVDSQFTFKFFQPDQLPTPLIQMEKLSAGYGEIEILKSIKLNLVPGSRIGLLGRNGAGKSTLIKLLAGEINQQAGKLIRAGDLTIGYFAQHQLDALRKQDTALEHMVRLAPDKNEQELRNYLGSFGFIGDMATTAIAPFSGGEKARLALAILTWQRPNLLLLDEPTNHLDIEMRLALTMSLQEFSGAMVIVSHDRHLLRATTDEFYLVDNQKVEPFAGDLDDYHRWLSEQQKEQRAADKLAISSKKSSEKPSEIKIDRKELKRKQAEFRKLIQPLKKQFTKVDLDMERHTVQLSEIEQQLADPELYQAENKAKLSPLLLQQGELKSTMEDLEMQWLDLQEQIDQQEADFNLACGV
- a CDS encoding TIGR02444 family protein; the protein is MNTAYHSDSHIQLDPAELWQYSLDHYAKVDDLLLALQDQYQLNINLFLLCGYAQQQGCAIDEMQLANLVAQCQQWQEQLISPFRALRRSLKVSISQTDYQAMLTMELALEKQQQYQLVNSLPELPTNNPEAQANILSCLIFSGIALEQLTEQQMGQLMTIND
- a CDS encoding YheU family protein, which produces MIIPHQQLAHDTLDSLLEEHALRDGTDYGESEVSLSEKVAQLRCQLASGEIVLVYSELHESVNLMLKSDLNLT
- a CDS encoding phosphoribulokinase, producing the protein MSELHPIIAITGSSGAGTSSSASAFTHIFRKLGVKVSYTEGDSFHRFTRPEMDLAIRKSKEGHSNISYFGPDANNFGQLEDLFETYGNTGTGQIRRYLHTFDEAVPYNQMPGTFTPFQPLEPDSDLLFYEGLHGGVVTDDCNVAKHVDLLIGMVPIVNLEWIQKIIRDTHDRGHTREKVMESIVTSMDDYINYITPQFSRTHINFQRVPTVDTSNPFSAKDIPSLDESFVVIRFRGVSTTDFPYYLQMIDGSFMSRINTLVVPGGKMKLAMELILTPLIRSIVERKRKISQEQSTTND